The following coding sequences lie in one Apium graveolens cultivar Ventura chromosome 1, ASM990537v1, whole genome shotgun sequence genomic window:
- the LOC141678146 gene encoding putative enoyl-CoA hydratase 1, peroxisomal, which yields MDNLIQTRRDQNGVAYLTINRPKSLNSLTRAMMIDMAKAFKSFDADDSVRVVILSGSGPSFCSGVDLTAAEDVFKGDVKDMESDLVYQMEKCRKVIIGAINGFAVTAGFEIALACDVLVASKTAKFMDTHARFGIFPSWGLSQKLSRVIGPNRAREVSLTAMPVTADQAERWGLVNHVVEGNELMKKAQEVAQAIIKNNQDLVLRYKAVINDGLKRDLGHALALEKERAHDYYSGMTKEQFKKMQEFIAGRSSKKPPSKM from the exons ATGGACAATTTAATTCAAACTCGCCGCGATCAAAACGGCGTCGCATACCTAACAATCAACCGCCCAAAATCACTCAACTCACTAACTCGCGCCATGATGATCGACATGGCGAAAGCTTTCAAGAGCTTCGACGCCGATGACTCGGTTCGGGTCGTGATCCTGTCCGGGTCGGGCCCGTCGTTCTGCTCCGGCGTGGATTTGACGGCGGCGGAGGACGTGTTTAAAGGAGATGTCAAGGATATGGAGAGTGATTTGGTGTATCAGATGGAGAAGTGTAGAAAAGTTATTATTGGTGCTATTAATGGATTCGCTGTCACTGCTGGGTTCGAGATTGCGCTCGCTTGTGATGTTTTGGTCGCCTCGAAAACGGCTAAGTTTATGGATACTCACGCTCG GTTTGGGATTTTTCCATCATGGGGTCTGTCTCAAAAGCTTTCCAGAGTGATAGGACCTAACAGAGCTCGTGAAGTGTCCCTAACTGCCATGCCCGTAACTGCAGACCAAGCTGAGAGGTGGGGCTTGGTGAATCATGTTGTGGAAGGAAACGAGTTGATGAAAAAAGCCCAAGAAGTTGCTCAAGCCATAATAAAGAACAATCAAGACTTAGTTCTAAGGTACAAGGCAGTAATCAATGATGGTCTGAAGCGAGACCTGGGACATGCACTTGCATTAGAGAAG GAGAGGGCTCATGACTACTACAGTGGAATGACGAAGGAGCAGTTCAAGAAAATGCAGGAATTTATAGCAGGAAGGAGCTCGAAAAAGCCTCCATCCAAGATGTAG
- the LOC141678156 gene encoding transcription initiation factor TFIID subunit 13-like, giving the protein MNNSASGSSSKTRVGLSQQSEPSFKRKRAVFQKDLQHMMYGFGDDPNPLPETVALVEDIVVEYVTDLVHKAQDIASKRGKLLTEDFLYLVRKDAPKFNRCTELLSMNEELKQARKAFEVDEEKLATID; this is encoded by the exons ATGAACAACTCCGCATCTGGATCATCTTCAAAAACAAGAGTTGGGTTGTCCCAGCAATCAGAGCCTTCATTTAAGCGCAAACGAGCTGTTTTTCAGAAGGACT TGCAGCATATGATGTATGGTTTTGGAGATGACCCCAAT CCCCTTCCAGAAACTGTGGCACTTGTGGAGGACATCGTCGTTGAGTACGTGACAGACTTG GTTCACAAGGCACAGGATATTGCGTCTAAAAGAGGAAAGCTTTTAACTGAGGATTTCCTCTACTTGGTCCGAAAG GATGCGCCGAAGTTTAATCGCTGCACTGAACTTTTGTCCATGAACGAGGAGCTAAAACAAGCAAGGAAAGCTTTTGAGGTGGACGAGGAGAAGTTGGCAACCATTGATTAA